One stretch of Lacrimispora sphenoides DNA includes these proteins:
- a CDS encoding HPr family phosphocarrier protein produces MKRYPIRLGNVDEVTAFVKAVNQYDCDMDLCKGSVIIDAKSFLGLMTICPDADLELIIHNNDHKEILDTLSVFLLDQKTA; encoded by the coding sequence ATGAAAAGGTACCCAATCCGCTTAGGGAATGTTGACGAAGTGACCGCATTCGTCAAAGCGGTCAACCAGTATGACTGTGACATGGATTTATGCAAAGGAAGCGTTATCATTGATGCCAAGTCCTTTCTCGGCCTTATGACCATTTGTCCGGATGCCGATCTGGAACTTATCATCCATAACAATGACCACAAGGAAATTCTGGATACTCTGTCCGTTTTTCTGCTTGACCAAAAAACAGCATAA
- the dpsA gene encoding dipicolinate synthase subunit DpsA — translation MYNFLLLGGDSRQLYLNQILTKNGFQTTLHNSSEDSSFSMEEAIKNSNVILCPIPFTRDKINLVSDNNMTDLGIGNLLNLLTSDHTLFGGSIPAYVKEYARENGIACFDYMDMEDITVKNTIATAEGAIAEAIRLSPGCLHKSKCLVTGFGRCAKTLALKLKGMDAEVTIAGRKEIQLVQAASMGFHARALCDLSPVIGDYEFIFNTIPALVIEKDLIRSMNPDVTIIDIASAPGGVDFDFCKQQNIRAKLSLGLPGIYAPQSSAEILYEAIVKSLS, via the coding sequence ATGTATAATTTTCTTCTTTTAGGCGGCGATTCCAGGCAGCTTTATCTAAACCAGATATTAACCAAAAACGGCTTTCAAACAACCCTTCACAATAGCAGCGAGGATTCCTCATTTTCCATGGAAGAAGCTATAAAAAACAGCAATGTCATACTTTGCCCCATCCCATTTACCAGGGACAAAATCAATCTGGTTTCCGACAACAACATGACTGATCTTGGTATCGGGAATCTATTAAACCTTTTAACCTCGGATCATACTCTTTTCGGCGGAAGCATTCCTGCCTATGTAAAGGAATATGCCAGGGAAAACGGCATCGCATGTTTTGACTATATGGACATGGAGGATATCACCGTAAAAAATACCATTGCGACCGCAGAAGGCGCCATTGCCGAAGCCATTCGGTTAAGTCCCGGCTGCCTTCACAAAAGCAAATGTCTTGTGACCGGCTTTGGCCGGTGTGCAAAAACCCTGGCACTGAAATTAAAGGGCATGGATGCTGAAGTAACCATTGCCGGCCGAAAGGAAATACAGCTTGTCCAGGCGGCCTCCATGGGATTTCATGCCAGAGCACTTTGTGACCTGTCCCCGGTTATAGGGGATTATGAGTTTATCTTTAACACCATCCCAGCCCTTGTCATTGAAAAAGATCTGATTCGTTCCATGAATCCGGACGTAACGATCATTGATATCGCCTCCGCCCCCGGCGGCGTTGATTTTGATTTCTGCAAGCAGCAGAATATCCGCGCCAAGCTTAGCCTGGGACTGCCTGGAATTTACGCTCCCCAGTCATCTGCGGAAATTTTATATGAAGCAATTGTCAAATCTCTGTCATAA
- a CDS encoding DUF2156 domain-containing protein, with the protein MNLQFKPIEAEDIKKITPFYALRPNRTCDSVYLDSFIWRNYYHVKYAISDEKALLFLMEKDGEPFSAMPMCREEDLPHYFQEMVDYFNQVLKKPLRIYLADEEAINFLKLDPEKFEVTEQEDLKDYLYDGDAMRTLAGKKLHKKKNHLNSFLREYEGRYEYRTLCCSDRDNVLEFLDEWWENKVEAAEFVRQLDYEVMGIHDILKNCSMLNVRMAGVYIDGSLKAFTIGTYNPFENMAVIHIEKADPNVKGLYQFINQQFLIHAFPENPVLINREDDVGMEGLRKAKMSYYPIDFARKYGVVQKGF; encoded by the coding sequence ATGAATTTACAATTTAAGCCGATAGAGGCAGAGGACATAAAGAAAATAACGCCTTTTTATGCCTTACGGCCCAACAGAACCTGCGACAGTGTATATTTAGACAGTTTTATCTGGAGAAATTATTACCATGTTAAGTATGCCATAAGTGATGAGAAGGCATTGTTGTTTTTGATGGAAAAGGACGGAGAGCCATTTTCTGCAATGCCTATGTGCAGGGAAGAGGATCTTCCTCATTATTTTCAGGAAATGGTAGATTATTTTAATCAGGTTTTAAAAAAGCCTCTTCGCATCTATCTTGCGGATGAAGAGGCAATTAATTTCTTAAAGCTGGATCCAGAAAAGTTTGAGGTCACAGAACAAGAAGACTTAAAGGATTATCTTTATGATGGAGATGCCATGAGAACTCTGGCAGGGAAAAAGCTCCATAAGAAGAAAAATCACTTAAACTCATTTTTGAGGGAATATGAGGGCAGGTATGAGTACCGGACCCTTTGCTGTTCGGATCGGGATAATGTGCTGGAATTTCTGGATGAATGGTGGGAGAATAAGGTGGAAGCCGCAGAATTCGTCCGGCAGCTGGATTATGAAGTAATGGGCATCCATGATATTTTGAAGAACTGTTCTATGCTTAATGTAAGGATGGCAGGCGTTTATATCGATGGATCTTTAAAGGCCTTTACCATTGGCACCTATAATCCCTTTGAAAACATGGCAGTCATACACATTGAAAAGGCTGACCCAAATGTGAAAGGGCTTTACCAGTTTATTAACCAGCAGTTTTTGATTCACGCATTTCCGGAAAACCCGGTGCTTATCAACCGGGAGGATGATGTGGGAATGGAAGGCCTGCGAAAGGCAAAAATGTCTTATTACCCCATTGACTTTGCAAGGAAATACGGAGTCGTTCAGAAGGGCTTTTAA
- a CDS encoding helix-turn-helix domain-containing protein, with product MDWQKCMNQALDYIEDNLSNDIDYCAAAKIMNCSEWEFRRIFSFLAQIPLSEYIRRRRLTMAAIDVKMG from the coding sequence ATGGATTGGCAGAAGTGCATGAACCAAGCGCTTGATTATATTGAAGATAATTTATCTAATGATATAGATTACTGTGCGGCAGCAAAAATCATGAACTGCTCGGAGTGGGAATTTCGCCGAATTTTTTCTTTTTTAGCTCAAATTCCACTATCCGAATACATTCGCCGCAGACGATTAACTATGGCTGCTATAGATGTAAAAATGGGCTAA
- a CDS encoding class I SAM-dependent methyltransferase: MKRNPNHRTNIIGAGEVGYAISVEMDKNNIHKTNSSFWDTKGNEVIGTTSLPKYGAFVSEEKCHLFGDVSRKKLLEIGCGTGHSLKYLGDRKASELWGIDISEKQIEKAREHLSSYDIPARLICSPMEEDCGIPEDYFDYVYSIYGVGWATDLERTFCRISSYIKKDGFFIFSWSHPIHKCVAIENDSLSFKKSYFDESWYMVSLEGCAISLSDRKLSTYINALTKAGFAIEEMIEESDDEIIQLYKDSDFAKKARMLPVTFVIKARKL; the protein is encoded by the coding sequence TTGAAGAGGAATCCCAATCACAGAACTAACATTATAGGTGCTGGTGAAGTTGGTTATGCTATTTCGGTAGAAATGGATAAAAACAACATTCATAAAACTAACAGTTCTTTTTGGGACACGAAAGGTAATGAAGTTATAGGTACAACGTCACTTCCCAAGTATGGAGCATTTGTTTCTGAGGAAAAATGTCATCTTTTTGGTGATGTGTCCCGGAAAAAGTTGTTGGAAATAGGCTGCGGAACCGGGCATTCTCTAAAATATCTTGGGGATCGCAAAGCTTCTGAACTATGGGGGATAGATATTTCTGAAAAGCAAATAGAAAAGGCCAGGGAACATTTATCATCGTATGATATTCCGGCAAGATTAATCTGTTCACCAATGGAAGAAGACTGCGGAATACCCGAAGATTACTTTGATTATGTTTATTCGATTTACGGCGTGGGTTGGGCTACTGATCTTGAACGTACTTTTTGCAGGATTTCTTCTTACATTAAAAAAGATGGTTTCTTTATTTTCAGTTGGTCTCACCCGATACATAAATGTGTTGCTATTGAAAATGATTCACTTTCTTTTAAAAAAAGTTATTTTGATGAATCGTGGTATATGGTATCTCTTGAGGGATGTGCAATCTCTTTATCGGATCGCAAGCTATCAACTTATATCAATGCATTAACAAAAGCGGGATTTGCTATTGAGGAAATGATTGAAGAATCTGATGATGAGATTATCCAATTATATAAGGATAGTGATTTTGCTAAAAAAGCCAGAATGCTTCCTGTAACATTTGTAATCAAAGCAAGGAAATTATAG
- a CDS encoding type II toxin-antitoxin system Phd/YefM family antitoxin, producing MQVNLKNLVSMTEANQNFSKVAKLVDENGVAVILKNNAPRYIVIEYSKLQENENADDQMVEDVAEQILAKHMKAFEELAK from the coding sequence ATGCAGGTAAATTTAAAAAACTTAGTATCCATGACAGAAGCAAATCAGAATTTTTCAAAGGTTGCTAAACTAGTAGATGAAAATGGCGTGGCAGTTATTTTAAAAAACAATGCTCCTAGATATATTGTTATTGAATACAGCAAGCTTCAGGAAAATGAAAATGCAGATGACCAGATGGTTGAGGATGTTGCAGAGCAGATTCTTGCAAAGCATATGAAAGCCT
- a CDS encoding aldo/keto reductase: MYQAAEDRYEKMEYKRCGRSGVLLPMVSLGLWQNFGMEKPLQEQREILLRAFDMGITHFDLANNYGSPALGKAEENFGEILKSDLGKYRDELLISTKAGFDMWPGPYGNWGSRKYLMASLDQSLKRMGLEYVDIFYHHRPDPGTPLEETMGALADIVRQGKALYVGISNYGDQEARDAVLMLKEMGVPCLIDQPRYNMFERGAEDGLFSTLLENGVGCICYSPLAQGALTDKYLKGIPQESRAARQGTTVGGRYLSEEKLDQIRQLNELALERGQTLARMALSWVLREEAVTSVLIGASSVKQLEDSAACLDNHKFTQEELDKIDSILK; the protein is encoded by the coding sequence ATGTATCAGGCAGCAGAAGACAGATATGAGAAAATGGAATACAAACGTTGCGGAAGAAGCGGAGTGTTACTTCCCATGGTGTCCCTGGGTCTATGGCAGAATTTTGGTATGGAAAAGCCTTTACAGGAGCAGCGGGAAATTCTTTTAAGGGCATTTGACATGGGAATCACCCATTTTGATCTGGCCAATAACTACGGTTCTCCGGCATTAGGAAAAGCGGAGGAGAATTTCGGAGAGATTTTAAAAAGCGATCTGGGAAAATACCGGGATGAGCTGCTCATTTCCACCAAGGCCGGATTTGATATGTGGCCGGGACCGTATGGAAACTGGGGCTCCAGAAAGTACTTAATGGCCAGCCTGGATCAAAGCTTAAAACGGATGGGGTTGGAATATGTGGACATTTTCTACCACCACAGGCCGGATCCGGGGACCCCATTAGAGGAAACCATGGGAGCGCTGGCTGATATTGTGAGACAGGGAAAGGCTCTTTATGTGGGAATCTCCAATTACGGAGATCAGGAAGCAAGAGATGCGGTTCTTATGCTAAAAGAAATGGGAGTTCCATGCCTGATCGATCAGCCAAGATATAACATGTTTGAAAGAGGGGCGGAAGATGGACTGTTTTCCACTCTGCTTGAAAATGGCGTAGGCTGCATCTGCTACAGTCCTCTGGCCCAGGGAGCCCTGACTGACAAGTACTTAAAGGGCATTCCTCAGGAATCCAGAGCGGCAAGGCAGGGAACGACCGTAGGCGGGCGTTATCTGTCAGAGGAGAAGCTGGATCAGATTAGGCAGTTAAATGAGCTGGCCCTGGAGCGGGGACAGACACTTGCCCGTATGGCTCTTTCCTGGGTACTTCGGGAAGAAGCGGTGACTTCTGTTCTGATCGGAGCCAGCAGTGTGAAACAACTGGAGGACAGTGCGGCTTGTCTTGATAATCATAAATTTACACAAGAAGAATTGGATAAAATTGATTCTATTTTAAAATAA
- a CDS encoding methyl-accepting chemotaxis protein has translation MKHKRKKNIFTKLLFGISIPVVFIFILSGVFISGQAGKSMQAQSIQTLDSASLAAANQVNSFLTFYLAEVKSAAASSQAEAFLTNATGKVRLPDCEGYPEIKKTLDNIQATDKENILAAWIADLDVSQVTQSDNFTSEDGWDISKRPWYRAMELDHPVLTEPYVDVSTGQTIVSAVSGVFNSKTGEPLGVMGVDIKLSQLVTILGNYKIGKTGSVILATEGGQIVYHPNNDLIQKTISEIDVSQNIKDAFAGQEVGNYDYTMEKVPYFGSINRVGDSGWLVLSSIHQSEVLSSKKEVIGIITTIFTLGSFVLFLIIFLMARGISNPLRKLSAIAERIAEGELDLQMDVSGDDEIGMVAASLGNTVSQLKNYVNYIDEIAAVLDQIADKDLVFQLQYDYKGNFEKIKRSLLKIRGTLTTTMNRITVTSDQVAYGSQSISASSQALAQGATEQASSVEELAATIGDISHKIEQNAKDSTGANELALLASRELETSNHHMRELVSAMADINESSGEIGKIIKAIEDIAFQTNILALNAAVEAARAGEAGKGFAVVAGEVRNLASKSSEAAKSTTHLIEGSVLAVANGSRLVDEAAESLANAVDSTRSVSEMIGRVSEASVQQSEAIRQVSVGIDQISGVVQTNSATAEEGAAASEELSDQAELLKDLVNEFKFH, from the coding sequence ATGAAGCACAAAAGAAAAAAAAATATTTTTACGAAGTTGCTATTCGGTATCTCCATTCCAGTTGTATTTATTTTTATTTTGTCAGGAGTTTTCATTTCAGGTCAGGCAGGTAAAAGCATGCAGGCCCAGTCGATACAGACGCTGGACTCAGCTTCCCTTGCGGCAGCAAACCAGGTGAATTCATTCCTGACTTTTTATTTGGCTGAGGTTAAGAGTGCGGCTGCCAGCAGCCAGGCGGAAGCCTTTCTCACAAATGCCACCGGAAAGGTAAGGCTGCCGGACTGTGAGGGGTATCCGGAGATAAAGAAAACCCTTGATAATATTCAGGCAACGGATAAGGAAAATATCCTTGCGGCATGGATTGCGGATCTGGATGTGAGCCAGGTGACCCAGTCTGATAATTTTACATCGGAAGACGGATGGGATATTTCTAAAAGGCCCTGGTACCGGGCCATGGAACTGGATCATCCGGTTCTGACGGAGCCTTATGTGGATGTCAGCACAGGTCAGACCATTGTAAGCGCTGTCAGCGGGGTTTTTAACAGCAAAACAGGGGAGCCCTTAGGTGTGATGGGAGTTGATATAAAATTATCCCAGTTAGTTACGATTCTAGGCAATTATAAGATAGGGAAGACCGGCTCCGTTATCCTGGCGACTGAAGGCGGCCAGATCGTGTATCACCCCAACAATGATCTGATCCAGAAGACGATTTCCGAGATTGACGTTTCCCAGAACATCAAAGATGCATTTGCAGGCCAGGAGGTTGGAAATTACGATTATACTATGGAAAAGGTTCCGTATTTCGGTTCCATTAACCGGGTAGGGGACTCGGGTTGGCTTGTTTTATCAAGCATTCACCAGTCGGAGGTGCTTTCCTCTAAAAAAGAGGTGATAGGCATTATAACCACGATCTTTACTCTGGGCTCTTTTGTCCTCTTTCTGATCATCTTTCTAATGGCCAGGGGGATATCCAATCCCCTTAGAAAATTATCTGCCATTGCGGAGCGGATCGCTGAGGGAGAGCTTGATCTTCAAATGGATGTATCCGGCGATGATGAGATCGGTATGGTAGCGGCGTCCCTGGGGAATACGGTAAGCCAGCTGAAGAATTATGTGAATTATATCGATGAAATCGCCGCGGTATTAGACCAGATTGCGGATAAAGATCTGGTTTTTCAGCTTCAGTACGATTATAAGGGTAATTTTGAAAAGATTAAAAGATCCCTGCTCAAGATCAGAGGTACGCTCACCACTACTATGAATCGGATCACCGTAACTTCTGATCAGGTGGCATACGGTTCCCAAAGCATTTCGGCCAGCTCTCAGGCTCTGGCCCAGGGAGCAACAGAACAGGCCAGCTCCGTGGAAGAACTGGCGGCAACGATCGGTGATATTTCTCATAAGATCGAGCAGAATGCAAAAGATTCCACCGGGGCCAATGAACTGGCACTCCTTGCCTCCAGGGAGCTGGAAACCAGCAACCATCACATGAGGGAGCTGGTCTCGGCCATGGCGGATATTAATGAAAGCTCCGGCGAGATCGGGAAGATCATTAAGGCTATTGAGGACATTGCCTTCCAGACGAACATTCTGGCCTTAAATGCGGCGGTGGAAGCGGCCCGTGCGGGAGAGGCTGGAAAAGGATTTGCAGTAGTTGCAGGTGAGGTGAGGAATCTGGCTTCCAAAAGCTCAGAAGCAGCAAAAAGCACGACTCATTTGATTGAGGGGTCCGTTCTAGCTGTGGCAAATGGCTCCAGACTTGTAGATGAAGCGGCTGAATCCCTGGCAAATGCTGTGGACAGTACACGTTCTGTTTCCGAAATGATAGGAAGGGTATCAGAGGCTTCGGTACAGCAGTCGGAGGCGATCCGTCAGGTGTCTGTGGGAATCGATCAGATATCAGGCGTGGTTCAGACCAATTCAGCGACTGCGGAGGAAGGGGCGGCTGCCAGCGAGGAGCTTTCCGATCAGGCAGAGCTATTAAAGGATCTGGTAAATGAATTTAAGTTTCATTGA
- a CDS encoding DUF951 domain-containing protein yields the protein MNYEVGDIVKLKKPHPCGSQEWEVLRVGADFRLKCMGCSHQVMVPRKLVEKNTRGLKGQDGLPKT from the coding sequence ATGAATTACGAGGTTGGAGATATTGTGAAACTTAAAAAGCCCCATCCCTGCGGAAGCCAGGAGTGGGAAGTTTTGAGAGTCGGTGCGGATTTCCGATTAAAATGCATGGGCTGCAGCCATCAGGTCATGGTGCCGAGAAAGCTGGTGGAGAAGAACACCAGGGGCCTAAAAGGGCAGGATGGTTTGCCAAAGACCTAA
- the rpsF gene encoding 30S ribosomal protein S6 — translation MNKYELTVVLNAKLEDEERAAAIEKVTGYITRFGGAVTNVDEWGKKRLAYEIQKMKEGFYYFIKFDGDSTTPNELEAHIRIMEPVIRYLCVRQEA, via the coding sequence ATGAACAAGTATGAGTTAACCGTTGTTCTTAACGCAAAGCTCGAGGATGAAGAGAGAGCTGCAGCCATCGAAAAAGTGACAGGTTATATCACTCGTTTCGGCGGCGCTGTAACAAACGTTGATGAATGGGGTAAGAAGAGATTAGCTTACGAGATTCAGAAAATGAAAGAAGGATTCTACTACTTCATCAAATTTGATGGCGATTCCACAACTCCCAACGAGTTGGAAGCACACATTCGTATTATGGAGCCTGTCATCAGATACTTATGCGTAAGACAAGAGGCATAA
- a CDS encoding AraC family transcriptional regulator has translation MKKELLEYLRSASEGNNDIRRGLTDEDAAMGQRKLMDMFCQPHEVPIPDHCHNYIELVYMCSGSTVHVINGSSIVRLDTNDLMLIKQGTRHAVEPAGREDIAVHFFLLPEFFFHLELTVEDGGVLRRFFTGAPSGKHSVADYLHFHLQDMLPAKNLLENMIWSLMGDKKGREEINQATMGILIMELFHNVDKAELHDMAQYEEKIAMTAYQYLENNYPTATLEEFSALSMQPSYYISRLFKRHYQVTFTECLQLIRMMRAANYLTSTSKPVEEIIAEVGYENNSYFHRLFKERYGLTPKQYRDMTKNQF, from the coding sequence ATGAAAAAAGAACTTCTGGAATATTTAAGGAGCGCATCAGAAGGCAATAATGATATAAGGAGAGGCCTGACTGATGAGGATGCTGCTATGGGCCAGAGAAAGCTGATGGACATGTTCTGCCAACCTCACGAGGTTCCGATTCCGGATCATTGCCATAATTATATAGAGCTGGTTTATATGTGCAGCGGATCTACGGTACATGTGATCAATGGCAGTAGTATTGTTCGGTTAGATACCAATGATCTTATGCTCATAAAGCAGGGGACAAGACATGCCGTTGAACCTGCAGGCAGGGAGGATATTGCTGTACATTTCTTTCTTCTGCCGGAATTTTTCTTCCATCTGGAGCTGACAGTAGAGGACGGAGGTGTTCTGCGCCGCTTTTTTACCGGGGCTCCATCAGGAAAGCATTCTGTGGCGGATTACCTTCATTTTCATTTACAGGATATGCTGCCTGCGAAGAATCTGCTGGAGAATATGATCTGGTCGCTCATGGGAGATAAAAAGGGCAGAGAGGAAATTAATCAGGCTACTATGGGAATACTGATCATGGAGCTGTTTCATAATGTAGATAAGGCAGAATTGCATGATATGGCCCAATATGAGGAAAAGATCGCAATGACTGCATATCAATATTTAGAGAACAACTATCCAACCGCAACCTTAGAAGAATTTTCCGCACTGTCCATGCAGCCGTCATATTATATCAGCCGATTGTTTAAACGGCATTATCAAGTGACATTTACGGAATGCCTGCAGCTTATCCGGATGATGAGGGCGGCAAATTATCTTACCTCCACCTCGAAGCCAGTGGAAGAGATCATTGCAGAAGTGGGTTATGAAAACAACAGTTATTTTCACCGATTGTTTAAAGAACGGTATGGTCTGACGCCAAAGCAGTACAGGGATATGACCAAGAATCAATTCTGA
- a CDS encoding GNAT family N-acetyltransferase, whose protein sequence is MIRYLKQEEKGESRALWEKVFSEDSQSFMDYYYSDRVRKNKILTAWNEDRVVAMLHRNPYEVVVKDRLWKIDYIAGVATDPDCRHQGYMRRLLSRCFSDMYMERMGFCFLVPANPSIYFPFDFTYICDLPEVALSEKGRMHLSRRALVERSDECREAARFVGRQLEKKYEVYALRDEEYYLNLSREVRSDRGDLILLFTRDERERLAGVWAYYGETAENQRELICLPDFIKKTGPLKPAVMGRIIHLEQFVSVIRLKEECPISEMELLIEVKDDFIRQNDGVFRWKLGQDSSSLIPVKDGSGIKPHLSMGISEMTSWLFGYSMPTVPEDRRSLVERIRPLKGVFFDEIT, encoded by the coding sequence ATGATACGGTATTTGAAGCAGGAAGAAAAAGGCGAGAGCCGGGCGTTGTGGGAAAAGGTTTTTTCTGAAGATTCCCAGAGCTTTATGGATTATTATTATTCGGACAGGGTACGGAAGAATAAGATTCTCACTGCCTGGAACGAGGACCGGGTGGTAGCCATGCTGCACCGCAATCCTTATGAGGTGGTGGTCAAGGACCGTTTATGGAAGATTGATTACATTGCCGGTGTTGCTACGGATCCGGATTGCCGCCATCAGGGATATATGAGGCGGCTTTTGAGCCGTTGTTTTTCCGATATGTATATGGAGCGGATGGGATTTTGCTTTCTGGTGCCCGCTAATCCGTCGATTTACTTCCCTTTTGATTTTACCTATATCTGTGATCTTCCGGAAGTAGCGCTGAGCGAAAAAGGACGGATGCACCTTAGCCGCCGTGCTCTTGTGGAGCGGTCGGATGAATGCAGGGAAGCTGCAAGATTTGTGGGAAGGCAGTTGGAAAAGAAGTATGAGGTCTATGCACTCAGAGATGAGGAATATTATTTAAACTTAAGCAGGGAAGTCAGAAGCGACAGAGGAGATTTAATTCTTCTCTTTACACGAGATGAGAGAGAAAGACTGGCCGGTGTGTGGGCTTATTACGGAGAGACAGCAGAAAATCAGCGGGAGCTTATTTGCCTGCCTGATTTTATAAAGAAAACAGGTCCCTTAAAGCCGGCTGTCATGGGCAGGATCATTCATCTGGAACAGTTTGTTTCCGTGATACGTTTAAAAGAGGAGTGCCCGATCAGCGAGATGGAATTGTTGATTGAGGTAAAGGATGACTTTATCCGCCAGAATGACGGAGTGTTCCGGTGGAAGCTGGGGCAGGACAGTTCCTCCCTTATTCCGGTTAAAGATGGATCCGGGATCAAGCCTCATTTGTCCATGGGGATCAGCGAAATGACCTCCTGGCTGTTTGGATATAGTATGCCAACGGTGCCTGAGGACAGAAGGTCTCTGGTTGAACGGATCAGGCCTTTAAAGGGAGTCTTTTTTGACGAAATTACTTAA
- a CDS encoding single-stranded DNA-binding protein, translating to MNKVILMGRLTRDPEVRYSQGERAMAIARYTLAVDRRSRRNQDGNEQTADFINCVAFDRAGEFAEKYFRQGMRVLISGRIQTGSYTNKDGIKVYTTDIVVEDQEFADSKGGAPGEGGGGYQPVSRPAPSSAIGDGFMNIPDGVEDEGLPFN from the coding sequence ATGAACAAAGTAATCCTTATGGGCAGATTGACCCGTGATCCAGAAGTAAGATATTCCCAGGGAGAGCGTGCTATGGCAATCGCAAGGTATACCCTTGCAGTTGACCGCAGAAGCCGCAGGAATCAGGACGGCAATGAGCAGACAGCCGATTTTATCAATTGCGTTGCATTTGACAGAGCAGGTGAGTTTGCGGAGAAATATTTCCGTCAGGGCATGAGAGTACTGATTTCCGGAAGGATCCAGACTGGAAGTTATACGAATAAAGACGGCATTAAGGTTTATACAACAGATATCGTTGTAGAAGATCAGGAATTCGCAGATAGCAAAGGCGGAGCTCCCGGAGAAGGCGGCGGCGGTTATCAGCCAGTCTCCAGACCGGCACCCTCCAGTGCAATCGGCGATGGATTTATGAATATTCCGGATGGAGTCGAAGACGAAGGGCTTCCATTCAACTAA
- the dapA gene encoding 4-hydroxy-tetrahydrodipicolinate synthase, translating to MKDAIFKGSAVAIVTPMDSHGNLDFKAMEKLLKFQLENGTDAIVVNGTTGESATLEEKEKLELIEFVVHYVNHRVPVIMGTGSNCTSHAVRLSRKAQSLGASALLQVTPYYNKTSQHGLVEHFTAVADSVEIPIILYNVPTRTGVNISPETYLKLSEHPNIRAVKEAGGNISGIAKTAALCGDRLDLYSGNDDQIVPILSLGGKGVISVLANIMPFETHMICQYFFEGEMEKSRNMQLELLAMMNALFMDVNPVPVKAALSLLELCEESYRLPLTCMKDRDKETLKQVMKTYFPHLQDSSL from the coding sequence ATGAAAGATGCGATTTTTAAAGGCTCAGCGGTAGCCATCGTTACGCCTATGGATAGCCATGGAAACCTGGATTTTAAGGCAATGGAAAAATTGCTGAAATTTCAGCTGGAAAATGGCACGGATGCCATTGTGGTCAATGGGACCACGGGGGAATCCGCTACGTTGGAAGAAAAGGAAAAGCTGGAACTGATCGAATTTGTGGTGCATTATGTAAATCATCGGGTCCCCGTGATCATGGGAACCGGAAGCAATTGTACGTCCCACGCCGTGCGCTTGTCCCGAAAGGCCCAGTCCTTAGGGGCATCGGCACTTTTGCAGGTGACACCGTACTATAACAAAACCTCCCAGCATGGGCTGGTGGAGCATTTTACGGCAGTGGCAGACAGCGTGGAGATCCCCATTATACTTTATAATGTCCCGACCCGTACCGGGGTTAATATTAGTCCGGAGACCTATTTAAAGCTTTCGGAACACCCTAATATCCGGGCTGTTAAGGAGGCTGGAGGAAATATTTCCGGTATTGCAAAAACGGCTGCTCTCTGTGGTGACAGGCTCGACCTTTATTCAGGGAATGATGACCAGATTGTACCCATCCTTTCTCTGGGGGGCAAGGGCGTGATCTCTGTTCTAGCCAATATCATGCCATTTGAAACTCATATGATATGTCAGTACTTTTTTGAAGGTGAAATGGAAAAGAGCAGGAATATGCAGCTGGAGCTGCTTGCTATGATGAATGCCCTGTTTATGGACGTAAATCCTGTGCCGGTTAAGGCGGCTCTGTCCCTTCTGGAGCTGTGTGAGGAAAGCTACAGGCTTCCTCTTACCTGTATGAAGGATAGGGATAAAGAGACGTTAAAACAGGTTATGAAAACCTATTTTCCGCATTTGCAGGATAGCAGTCTGTAG
- the rpsR gene encoding 30S ribosomal protein S18, with product MAYNRNDKPDGAKFKRGGMRRRKKVCVFCGEKNGVIDYKDVNKLKRYVSERGKILPRRITGNCAKHQRALTVAIKRARHIALMPYTME from the coding sequence ATGGCATATAATAGGAATGATAAACCTGATGGCGCTAAGTTCAAAAGAGGCGGCATGCGCAGAAGAAAAAAAGTATGCGTATTCTGCGGAGAGAAGAACGGCGTTATTGATTACAAGGATGTAAATAAATTAAAAAGATATGTGTCTGAGAGAGGAAAAATCCTTCCTAGACGTATCACAGGCAACTGTGCAAAGCATCAGAGAGCGCTTACTGTTGCAATAAAGAGAGCAAGACATATCGCTCTTATGCCTTACACTATGGAGTAA